In Elephas maximus indicus isolate mEleMax1 chromosome 4, mEleMax1 primary haplotype, whole genome shotgun sequence, a genomic segment contains:
- the ITGA5 gene encoding integrin alpha-5 has translation MPPRPPPRPAGGGLSPEFGKLLPALSHSPLGGLGSGSGSVAPGQGRAGAMGSRTPGSPLHVVQPRWRPRRQPPLPLLLPLLLLLPPPPGVGGFNLDAEAPAVLSGPSGSFFGFSVEFYRPGAEGVSVLVGAPKDNTSQPGVLQGGAVYLCPWGASPSQCTPIEFDSKGSRILESSLSSPEGEEPVEYKSLQWFGATVRAHGSSILACAPLYSWRTEKEPLSDPVGTCYLSTDNFTRILEYAPCRSDFSWAAGQGYCQGGFSAEFTKTGRVVLGGPGSYFWQGQILSATQEQIAESYYPEYLINLVQGQLQTRQASSIYDDSYLGYSVAVGEFSGDDTEDFVAGVPKGNLTYGYVTILNGSDVRSLYNISGEQMASYFGYAVAATDVNGDGLDDLLVGAPLLMERTTDGRAQEVGRVYVYLQHPAGMDATPTLTLTGHDEFGRFGSSLTPLGDLDQDGYNDVAIGVPFGGETQQGVVFIFPGGPGGLGSKPSQVLLPLWAAGHTPDFFGSALRGGRDLDGNGYPDLIVGAFGVDKAVVYRGRPIVSASASLNIFPAMFNPEERSCSLEGNPVACINLSFCLNASGKHVPDSIGFTVELQLDWQKQKGGVRRALFLASRQASLTQTLIIQNGAREDCREMKIYLRNESEFRDKLSPIHITLNFSLNPQASTDSHGLQPVLHYQSKSRIEDKAQILLDCGEDNICVPDLQLEVFRTPHSGEQNHYVYLGDKNSLNLTFHAQNVGEGGAYEAELWVTAPPEAEYSGLVRHPGNFSSLSCEYSTVNQSRLLVCDLGNPMKAGASLWGGLRFTVPHLQDTKKTIQFDFQILSKNLNNSQSDVVSFRLSVEAQAQVSLNGVSKPETVLFPVSDWHPRDQPQEEGDVGPAVHHVYELINLGPSSFSQGILELSCPQALEGQQLLYVTRVTGLSNCTTTPPLNPQGLELDPESSEHHRLQRREAPSRSPASSGPQILKCPEAECFKLRCELGPLHRQESQSLQLHFRVWAKTFLQREHQPFSLQCEAVFEALKMPYRILPRQLPQKKLQVATAVQWTKAEGSHGVPLWIIILAILLGLLLLGLLIYVLYKLGFFKRSLPYGTTMEKAQLKPPATSDA, from the exons ATGCCCCCCCGCCCGCCCCCCCGGCCGGCGGGGGGAGGGCTCAGCCCGGAGTTTGGCAAACTCCTCCCCGCGTTGAGTCATTCGCCTCTGGGAGGTTTAGGAAGCGGCTCCGGGTCGGTGGCCCCAGGACAGGGAAGAGCGGGAGCTATGGGGAGCCGGACGCCAGGGTCCCCTCTCCACGTCGTGCAGCCGCGCTGGCGCCCCCGGCGCCAACCTCCGCTGCCGCTACTactgccgctgctgctgctgttgccgcCGCCGCCCGGGGTCGGGGGCTTCAACTTAGACGCGGAGGCCCCAGCAGTGCTTTCCGGACCCTCGGGCTCCTTCTTCGGCTTTTCGGTGGAGTTTTACCGGCCGGGGGCGGAAGG GGTCAGCGTACTGGTGGGAGCTCCTAAGGATAACACTAGCCAACCTGGAGTGCTGCAGGGTGGTGCTGTCTACCTCTGCCCCTGGGGCGCTAGCCCCTCACAGTGCACCCCTATTGAATTTGACAGCAAAG GTTCTCGGATCCTGGAATCTTCATTGTCCAGCCCAGAGGGGGAGGAGCCTGTGGAGTACAAGTCCTTGCAGTGGTTCGGGGCAACAGTTCGAGCCCATGGCTCTTCCATATTG GCCTGTGCTCCACTGTACAGCTGGCGCACAGAGAAGGAGCCACTGAGTGATCCCGTGGGTACCTGCTACCTCTCCACAGACAACTTCACCCGAATTCTGGAGTATGCACCTTGCCGCTCAG ATTTCAGCTGGGCAGCAGGACAGGGTTACTGCCAAGGGGGCTTCAGTGCCGAGTTCACCAAG ACTGGGCGTGTGGTACTGGGTGGACCCGGGAGCTATTTCTGGCAAG GCCAGATCCTATCTGCCACCCAGGAGCAGATTGCAGAATCCTACTACCCTGAGTACCTGATCAACCTGGTTCAGGGGCAGCTGCAGACTCGCCAGGCCAGTTCCATCTATGATGATAGCTATCTGG GATACTCTGTGGCTGTGGGTGAATTCAGTGGTGATGACACAGAAG ACTTTGTTGCTGGTGTGCCCAAAGGGAACCTCACCTATGGCTAT GTCACCATCCTTAATGGCTCAGACGTTCGATCCCTCTACAACATCTCAGGGGAACAG ATGGCCTCCTACTTTGGCTACGCAGTGGCTGCCACAGACGTCAATGGGGATGG GCTGGATGACCTGCTGGTGGGGGCGCCCCTTCTTATGGAGCGGACAACGGACGGGCGGGCCCAGGAGGTGGGCAGAGTCTATGTCTACCTGCAGCACCCAGCTGGCATGGATGCCACACCCACCCTTACCCTCACTGGCCATGACGAGTTTGGCCGATTTGGCAGCTCCTTGACCCCCCTAGGGGACCTGGATCAGGATGGCTACAATG ATGTGGCCATTGGTGTCCCCTTTGGTGGGGAGACCCAGCAAGGAGTGGTGTTTATATTCCCTGGGGGCCCAGGGGGACTGGGCTCAAAGCCCTCCCAGGTTCTGCTGCCCCTGTGGGCAGCTGGCCACACCCCGGACTTCTTTGGCTCTGCCCTGCGAGGAGGCCGAGATCTGGATGGCAACGGATACCCTG ATCTGATTGTGGGGGCCTTTGGTGTGGACAAGGCTGTGGTGTACAG GGGCCGCCCCATCGTGTCTGCCAGTGCCTCCCTCAACATCTTCCCTGCCATGTTCAACCCAGAGGAACGCAGCTGCAGCTTAGAGGGGAACCCTGTGGCCTG CATCAACCTTAGCTTCTGCCTCAATGCTTCCGGAAAACACGTCCCTGATTCCATCG GCTTCACGGTGGAGCTCCAGTTGGATTGGCAGAAGCAGAAGGGGGGAGTGCGGCGGGCGCTGTTCCTGGCCTCCCGACAGGCAagcctgacccagaccctgatcATCCAGAATGGGGCTCGGGAGGACTGCAGAGAGATGAAGATCTACCTCCGG AACGAGTCAGAATTCCGAGACAAACTCTCCCCGATTCACATCACCCTCAACTTCTCCCTGAACCcccaagcctccacggacagccATGGCCTCCAGCCTGTCCTACATTACCAGAGCAAGAGCCGGATAGAGGACAAG GCTCAGATCTTACTGGACTGTGGAGAGGACAACATCTGTGTGCCCGACCTACAGCTGGAAGTGTTTAG AACCCCCCACTCCGGGGAACAGAACCACTATGTTTACCTGGGTGACAAGAACTCCCTGAACCTAACTTTCCATGCCCAGAATGTGGGTGAGGGCGGCGCCTACGAGGCCGAGCTTTGGGTCACGGCCCCTCCAGAGGCTGAGTATTCTGGACTCGTCAGACATCCAGGG AACTTCTCCAGCCTGAGCTGCGAATACTCTACTGTGAACCAGAGCCGCCTGCTGGTGTGTGACCTGGGCAACCCCATGAAGGCAGGAGCCAGT CTCTGGGGCGGCCTTCGGTTCACAGTCCCTCATCTCCAGGACACGAAGAAAACCATCCAGTTTGACTTCCAGATCCTCAG CAAGAATCTCAACAACTCACAAAGCGACGTGGTCTCCTTCCGGCTCTCCGTGGAGGCTCAGGCCCAGGTCTCCCTTAATGG TGTCTCCAAGCCTGAGACAGTGTTATTCCCAGTGAGTGACTGGCATCCCCGAGACCAGCCTCAGGAGGAGGGGGACGTGGGCCCTGCTGTCCACCACGTCTACGAG CTCATCAACCTGGGCCCCAGCTCCTTTAGCCAGGGCATACTGGAGCTCAGCTGCCCCCAGGCCCTGGAAGGTCAGCAGCTACTCTACGTGACCAGGGTTACAGGACTCAGCAACTGCACCACCACTCCCCCCCTCAACCCACAGGGCCTGGAG TTGGATCCTGAGAGTTCCGAGCACCACCGACTGCAAAGACGGGAAGCTCCAAGCCGGAGTCCTGCCTCCTCGGGGCCTCAGATCCTG AAATGCCCGGAAGCGGAGTGTTTCAAGCTGCGCTGTGAGCTAGGGCCACTTCACCGGCAAGAGAGCCAAAGTCTGCAACTTCATTTCCGAGTCTGGGCCAAGACCTTCCTGCAG CGGGAGCACCAGCCATTTAGCCTGCAGTGTGAAGCTGTGTTCGAAGCCCTGAAGATGCCCTACCGAATCCTGCCTCGGCAGCTGCCCCAAAAGAAACTGCAA GTGGCCACAGCTGTACAGTGGACCAAGGCAGAGGGCAGCCATGGGGTCCCACTGTGGATCATCATCCTAGCCATTCTCCTTGGCCTCCTGCTCCTAGGTCTGCTCATCTACGTCCTCTACAAG CTTGGATTCTTCAAACGCTCCCTCCCATACGGCACTACCATGGAAAAAGCTCAGCTCAAGCCTCCAGCCACCTCTGATGCCTGA